One window of the Zea mays cultivar B73 chromosome 3, Zm-B73-REFERENCE-NAM-5.0, whole genome shotgun sequence genome contains the following:
- the LOC100384248 gene encoding respiratory burst oxidase homolog protein B isoform X1 — protein sequence MADTVTGSSRRSQDDTATLIPHSGNLGGSSRKGVKAARFKDDDEVVEITIVQRDSMAIEDVRVVDDGGSGHGGGFDGLSLVSPSSSRSGKLASKFRQVKNGLKMNNSSNKAPQTQLGKNVRKRLDRSKSGAAVALKGLQFVTAKVGHDGWAAVEKRFNQLQVDGVLLRSRFGKCIGMDGSDEFAMQVFDSLARKRGITKQVLTKDELKDFWDQLSDQGFDNRLRTFFDMVDKNADGRITAEEVKEIISLSASANKLSKLKERADEYTALIMEELDRDNLGYIELEDLEALLLQSPSQAAARSTTHSSKLSKALSMKLASNKGTGPFYHYWQEFMYFLEENWKRIWVMTLWLSICICLFIWKFIQYRNRAVFHIMGYCVTTAKGAAETLKFNMALVLFPVCRNTITWIRSKTKIGAVVPFNDNINFHKVIAAGVAVGVALHAGAHLTCDFPRLLHASDAAYEPMKPFFGDKRPPNYWWFVKGTEGWTGVVMVVLMTIAFVLAQPWFRRNRLKDSNPLKKMTGFNAFWFTHHLFVIVYALLVVHGICLYLSRKWYKKTTWMYLAVPVLLYVSERILRLFRSHDAVRIQKVAVYPGNVLALYMSKPPGFRYRSGQYIFINCRAVSPYEWHPFSITSAPGDDYLSVHIRTRGDWTSRLRTIFSEPCRPPTDGESGLLRADLSKGITESSARFPKLLIDGPYGAPAQDYREYDVLLLIGLGIGATPLISIVKDVLNHTQHGGSVSGTEPEGSGKAKKRPFMTKRAYFYWVTREEGSFEWFRGVMNEVAEKDKDGVIELHNHCSSVYEEGDARSALIVMLQELQHAKKGVDILSGTSVKTHFARPNWRSVFKHVAVNHENQRVGVFYCGEPVLVPQLRQWSADFTHKTNTKFEFHKENF from the exons ATGGCAGACACGGTCACGGGCAGTTCAAGGAGGTCACAAGATGACACTGCAACATTAATCCCACACAGTGGCAATTTGGGAGGATCAAGCCGGAAGGGCGTGAAGGCCGCCAGGTTCAAAGATGATGATGAGGTTGTGGAGATCACCATCGTACAGCGCGATTCCATGGCAATCGAAGATGTCAGGGTAGTCGATGATGGCGGCTCAGGGCATGGTGGTGGGTTTGACGGCCTGTCACTTGTGTCACCTTCCTCGTCAAGGAGCGGCAAGCTAGCATCAAAGTTTAGGCAGGTGAAAAATGGGCTAAAGATGAATAACTCAAGCAATAAGGCGCCACAGACACAGTTGGGAAAGAACGTGAGGAAGAGATTGGACAGAAGCAAGAGCGGTGCTGCTGTTGCGCTCAAGGGCTTGCAGTTTGTGACTGCGAAAGTTGGTCATGATGGCTGGGCTGCAGTGGAGAAACGGTTCAACCAGCTACAAGTTGATGGCGTGCTGCTACGTTCGAGATTCGGGAAATGCATTG GGATGGATGGATCTGATGAGTTTGCAATGCAAGTCTTCGATTCATTAGCAAGGAAGAGAGGGATAACGAAGCAGGTGCTGACTAAGGATGAGCTGAAAGATTTCTGGGACCAACTAAGTGATCAGGGTTTTGACAACCGTCTGCGGACATTCTTTGATAT GGTTGACAAGAATGCTGATGGAAGGATCACAGCAGAGGAGGTTAAGGAG ATCATTAGCCTCAGTGCATCAGCAAACAAGCTTTCCAAACTCAAGGAACGAGCTGATGAGTACACAGCACTCATTATGGAAGAACTTGACCGTGACAACCTGGGATACATTGAG CTTGAGGATCTGGAGGCACTTTTGCTGCAATCACCATCTCAAGCTGCTGCAAGATCAACAACACATAGTTCGAAACTTAGCAAAGCTCTTAGCATGAAGCTTGCATCAAACAAGGGCACAGGTCCATTTTACCACTACTGGCAAGAGTTCATGTACTTCCTTGAGGAGAACTGGAAGCGCATTTGGGTTATGACTCTCTGGCTCTCAATCTGCATTTGCCTCTTTATATGGAAGTTCATCCAATACCGTAATCGAGCTGTATTTCACATCATGGGTTATTGTGTGACCACTGCAAAAGGTGCTGCAGAGACTCTCAAATTCAATATGGCCTTGGTTCTATTTCCTGTTTGCCGAAATACAATCACTTGGATTCGATCGAAGACAAAGATCGGAGCTGTTGTGCCCTTCAATGACAACATAAACTTCCATAAG GTAATAGCAGCAGGTGTTGCAGTTGGTGTTGCTTTGCATGCAGGTGCTCACCTGACATGTGATTTTCCTCGGCTGCTCCATGCAAGTGATGCTGCCTATGAACCAATGAAGCCTTTCTTTGGAGACAAAAGGCCACCAAATTACTGGTGGTTTGTAAAGGGAACTGAAGGGTGGACAGGTGTGGTCATGGTTGTACTTATGACTATAGCCTTCGTATTGGCCCAGCCATGGTTTCGGCGTAATAGGCTCAAGGATTCTAATCCCCTCAAGAAAATGACTGGCTTCAATGCCTTTTGGTTTACGCACCACTTATTTGTTATTGTGTATGCACTGCTCGTTGTCCATGGGATCTGCTTATATCTAAGCAGGAAATGGTACAAGAAAACG ACCTGGATGTACCTTGCTGTCCCTGTGCTCTTGTATGTAAGTGAGCGCATTCTTCGGCTATTTAGGAGCCATGACGCTGTTAGGATTCAGAAG GTTGCAGTGTATCCGGGGAATGTTTTGGCTCTCTATATGTCTAAGCCACCTGGATTCAGGTACCGGAGTGGGCAGTATATCTTCATAAACTGCCGTGCTGTCTCTCCATACGAATG GCATCCATTTTCCATTACATCAGCACCAGGAGATGATTATCTTAGTGTCCACATTCGCACAAGGGGTGATTGGACTTCACGTCTTAGGACTATCTTCTCTGAG CCGTGCCGCCCTCCAACTGATGGAGAAAGTGGACTCCTAAGAGCTGACCTTTCCAAGGGGATCACAGAGAGCAGCGCCAG GTTCCCTAAACTCTTGATTGATGGACCATATGGTGCTCCGGCGCAAGACTATCGGGAATACGATGTGCTCCTGCTCATTGGACTGGGCATTGGAGCCACTCCATTGATTAGCATTGTGAAGGATGTGCTTAACCACACCCAGCATGGAGGATCTGTTTCAGGCACGGAGCCTGAGGGCAGTGGCAAGGCCAAGAAGAGGCCATTCATGACGAAGAGGGCCTACTTCTACTGGGTGACCAGAGAAGAGGGATCTTTCGAATGGTTCCGAGGGGTCATGAACGAGGTGGCTGAGAAGGACAAGGATGGAGTCATTGAACTCCACAACCACTGCTCTAGTGTGTACGAGGAAGGGGATGCACGTTCTGCACTCATTGTCATGCTCCAAGAGCTCCAGCATGCGAAGAAAGGGGTCGACATCTTGTCTGGAACTAGTGTCAAGACGCACTTCGCGCGTCCCAATTGGCGAAGCGTCTTCAAACATGTTGCAGTGAACCATGAGAACCAACGCGTTG GAGTTTTCTACTGCGGTGAGCCTGTCCTTGTGCCACAGCTACGGCAGTGGTCAGCAGACTTCACCCACAAGACGAACACAAAGTTTGAGTTCCACAAGGAGAACTTCTAA